In Puniceicoccus vermicola, the sequence GAGTTTTTTCCAGTGCTGGGCGAGTGCTTTGTAGGCGGGTTGCCAGTCGAGAAGGTGTGTGCGCGAGGGCAGGCTGAGGGTATTTTCGGTGGGCTGGAGAAGAATTAGGCGAATGCCACGCTCCCGAAGCGAGAGAAGCACGTGGGAGGCCAAAGGGTGGGGTGACTGCCAAATGACAAGGTCGAGATTGTGGCGGAGCAGACGTTCGGTGAAGTCCGGGTCGAAGTCCTCGCGGCTGCGGTAAAAGATGGAGTCCGCGACGAAGCCTCGCGCTCGCAAGCGTTCTTCTAACTCGATCTGAAGGTTGCACTCGAAGGGCGAGGTAATCATGGCCTGTAGCCAGATCGGCAACCCGATGATTGCGTTGATCGGCTTGCGGGTGCTGTGTTTGCGCCCGGTGAGCATAGTTTGCGAGCCACGAATTCTGTGGAGCATGCCCTCCATATCGAGTGATTCGTAGACCAGCGCGACGGTCCGCAAGGGAACGGAAAAATACTCCGCAATTTCCCGCATAGAATAAAACGGGCAGGGCGAGTCTCTTTGAAGTGTCTGTGCACACTCGCGCAGGCAATCCGTTAGAATCTTCTGTCGGCTACATTTTTCCGGGAATCCTGCGAATTGGGAAAAGGCTTCAGAAAGTGGGGGGAGGTCTTTGTTTAGGCGGTGCCGGGCCATTTCGTGCGAAGCATGGGGGGATTGAACAGAATGACAAGAGGGATTATACGGTTGGTGATTCCGTGACTAAACTGTATGAAGTGGACTTCCCCAGGCCTTTGTGGATGCTACTCCTTTGCATGGCAAGTAATACGGCCCAAACTTTCGCCAAAAACAACCCCATCAAGACGGATTTTCCTCGTGTGGTGGTCTATTGTGGTGCGGACGCCAAGATACATCAAAGTTCTCTCTTCTACCTTCACCTCTTCTGGGCGATCATCGAGAAGGGCCGGAAGCTGGGTTTCGAGATGATTCCATTAATGGATACACGCCCGGAGAAAGGAAGGTTTGGCGCACCTCCGGAGATGGTACAGATTGAAAAGGCCGGATCAATTGATGGCTATGTGGCCATCATGGCCTACGACTCTATGGTGGAATGGATCCGTGAAACTGGCAAACCGCTAACTGTTTTGAATGGAAGTAGTCCCGATGTGGGCTTTGACATGAAGGAGATGGCTGAGATGTCGATCCGACGTTTGGCCGCGCAGGGAGCCCATTCGCTAGGGTTGATGATTCCTCCGGAAATGGCAAATGCTGAGGTTCTCGAGATGCTGGATGAAGTCTCGGAGGAGCTCAACATCACGATCAATTACGAGTGGATCATGGTCTCGCACAAACCCATGGAAATCAAAGGCTATCATCAGTTTCAGTCACTTTGGGACTTAAAGTCCAAGCCAGACGGCTTGCTGATTTATCCCGACGTAATGTCGCGCGGTGTAGTGTCAGCGATCGTCGAGCGCCGTTTATGCGTGCCAGAAGATTTGAAGTTGATCCTGCACCGGAATGCAGAGTCGCCCTATGTCGTGCCTTTTCCCTGCGATTGGATCGAAATGAGTGCGGATCCGATTGCGGATGGTTTACTGGAGGCGCTCCAGGCCAAGTTGCAGGGGAAACAGTTGCCCATGCGGTGGATTCATTTTAAGCTTGTGCCAAGCGAAAGGTTGGCGGGGTTTTGATTCATCGCATCAGGGATCGAATACATTCGGCCTGCCGTGAATATCAAGAATCGCGGTGTTGGTGGTGCAGGGAAAACTGTGGTGTCCCATCCAAATAATTGCGCCCCCACAATACGGAAAACGCTCTTTGCGCCGAAGGAACGCCCGGAAGAGGTCCTTTGCTCGAAGGTCTTGGCTCCTGTTTACAAACTCCTCCAAGTCCCGTTGTTTGCGATTGTGGTTTGCATGGAGTTTATCCTACTGGAGCCATGAAGAGGTGCGGCGCCAGAGCGGGTTTTTGATGGAACCGGGCAAGGGTGGAAGATCTCTCGCATAGTCTGGAATGGTGCTGGCAGTGCTGGTCCTGGGGATCCCCACTCGGACCGGAATCGGGCATCGTCGGGCTGCCGGTAGCTATTGGGTTTCCCGCTTCAAGGACCGCTAACGTCCCAAATGCAGTCCCTTTCCAAAGCTCTTTTCGTTGGCGAGGAATCGTGGTCCGGATGTGGAGGTGGTAAGGACACGGCGCGAGGGAGGTCCTCAATCCCCTGCGATTCAGCTTATACCTCATAATAAAAGGTTTGATAATTAATAAGGATACGTCGATGATGGTAGGATGAGACGACGCAACTTGGGGGATGAAGCGGACCGCCAACGAATCAAAGTTCTGCTCAAAGGGAAAAATTCGGGCTGGCGCCAGGCTCGATTGATAGCACTGCAAATGGGCTTCAACCCGGAAAACGAATCCTCGGAGATTGCTGAGATCGTAGGGGTGAGCAAGCCAACGGTGAATCGCTGGTTCAAGCAGTATAAGGAGGAGGGTTTGGATAAGGTGCTTACCCGCGGGTATGGGATCGGTCGCCCCAGCGGTTTGGACGAGGAGATTGAGGAGTATATCTCCAAGGCCTTGGACAGTGGCCGTTGGAACACGGCAAAGCAGGCACAGGAGGAGTTGCAGAAGCACTTTGGAAAGGCCTTCGGATACCAAACGGTATGGACTTGGTTAAAAAAATGCGCGGGGGTGCTTCGGGTTCCTCGCCCCGTGCATGAGAAAAGGGACCCGGCAAAGTCGGAAGTCTTCAAGCGCACTTTCCTGGGAAAGCTTCTGGACCAGCCCATTGATGGCGACAAGCCGGTGAAGATATGGTTTGCCGACGAGAGTCGGTACGGACTTTTGCCGAATCTGCGGCGTGTTTGGACGAAAAAAGCGCTCAGACCTCACAAACTCTGGAAAAGCGAGTATAAGTGGAGTTACTGTTACGGAGCCCTCGATGTCGTCGATGGTGAGAGTGTTTTTTTACAGACACCGACGGTAAACCTGCAATGGACCGAGCAGTTCCTTCTGCAGATCAAAAAGCAGTTTCCCGGGCACGAACACATCGTCGTTTGGGATGGGGCTGGTTTTCATCCGCAGTGCAGCTCCCACGAACGGGTTCCGGAGGGGATCTATC encodes:
- a CDS encoding IS630 family transposase encodes the protein MRRRNLGDEADRQRIKVLLKGKNSGWRQARLIALQMGFNPENESSEIAEIVGVSKPTVNRWFKQYKEEGLDKVLTRGYGIGRPSGLDEEIEEYISKALDSGRWNTAKQAQEELQKHFGKAFGYQTVWTWLKKCAGVLRVPRPVHEKRDPAKSEVFKRTFLGKLLDQPIDGDKPVKIWFADESRYGLLPNLRRVWTKKALRPHKLWKSEYKWSYCYGALDVVDGESVFLQTPTVNLQWTEQFLLQIKKQFPGHEHIVVWDGAGFHPQCSSHERVPEGIYPVALPPYSPELNPIEKLWDLIQDHTSNRLWPTIERLDQVVAMHLNDWIADPIQVIRLVGNGWIRASANGSAAILNIKPF
- a CDS encoding substrate-binding domain-containing protein, which encodes MASNTAQTFAKNNPIKTDFPRVVVYCGADAKIHQSSLFYLHLFWAIIEKGRKLGFEMIPLMDTRPEKGRFGAPPEMVQIEKAGSIDGYVAIMAYDSMVEWIRETGKPLTVLNGSSPDVGFDMKEMAEMSIRRLAAQGAHSLGLMIPPEMANAEVLEMLDEVSEELNITINYEWIMVSHKPMEIKGYHQFQSLWDLKSKPDGLLIYPDVMSRGVVSAIVERRLCVPEDLKLILHRNAESPYVVPFPCDWIEMSADPIADGLLEALQAKLQGKQLPMRWIHFKLVPSERLAGF